The Eggerthella guodeyinii sequence GGTAGGTCAGCTCGAAGCGCTCGGGCATGTTGAAGTCGACCTGCACGGTGGAGCACTGCCAGGTGCGGCCGATGGCGTCCTTCACCTTGATGTCGATCTTCGGGCCGTAGAACGCGCCGTCGCCCTCGTTGATCTCGTAGGCCAGGTCGTGGCGCGCGCAGGCCTCCTTGAGCGCGTTGGTCGCGTGCTCCCACATGTCGTCGGTGCCGATGCTCTTCTCGGGGCGCGTGGATATCTCGGCCTCGTAGGCGAACCCGAACGTGTTCATGATGTGGTCCACGAGGTCGAGGATGGCCACCACCTCGTCCACCACCTGGTCGCGCGTGCAGAACACGTGCGCGTCGTCCTGGGTGAAACCGCGGGCGCGCAGCAGGCCGTGCACGACGCCGCTCATCTCGTGGCGGTACACGGTGCCGAACTCGAAGTAGCGCAGCGGCAGGTCGCGATACGAATGCAGCTCGCTCTTGTACAGCATCACGTGGCCCGGGCAGTTCATGGGCTTCACGGCGTACTCGGTCAGGCGCGGGTCCTCGTCGGTGCCTTCGTTGATGTTGAAGAAGTACATGTTCTCTTTGTAGAAGCCGTAGTGGCCCGAGGTCTTCCACACGTCGGCGTTGTACACGTGCGGCGTGATGACCTCCTCGTAGCCGCGCTCGTACAGGTCGCGGCGCAGCCACTCCTGCATGGTGCGGATGACGCGCGCGCCCTTGGGAAGGTACAGCGGCAGGCCCACGCCGGCCAGCGGGTCCATGGTGTAGATGCCCAGCTCGCGGCCCAGCTTGCGGTGGTCGCGCTTCTCGGCCTCCTCCATATTGTGCAGGTGCTCGTCAAGCTCCTTCTGCTTGAAGAACGCGGTGCCGTAGATGCGGGTGAGCATCTCGCGCTCGGCGTCGCCGCGCCAGTACGCGCCGGCCAGCTTCGTCAGCTTGTACGCCCCGATCTTGCCGGTCGAGGGCAGGTGCGGCCCGCGGCACAGGTCGGTGAACTCGCCGATGCGATAGGTGGTGATGACGGCGTCCTCGGGAAGCTCGGCGATGAGCTCCAGCTTGAACGGCTGGCTCGCGAAGATCTCCTCGGCCTCGGCGCGCGTGACCACGCGGCGCTCGAAGGGCTCGTCGGCCTTCACGATCTCGGCCATGCGGGCCTCGATGGCGGCGAAGTCGTCGGGCGACAGCGCGCGGTCGAGCTTGACGTCGTAGTAGAAGCCGTCCTCGATGGCCGGCCCCACGCCGAACTGCACGTCGCCGTAGAGGTCGACGAGCGCGGCGGCCATGACGTGCGCCGTGGAGTGGCGCAGAAGCTCGAGACCCTCGTCACTCTTGGCCGTGACGATGGCGACGGCGTCGCCCTCCCGCACGGGTGCGGAGAGGTCGACCGGCTGGTCGTTCACGATGCCGGCGAGCGCGGCCTTCGCCAGGCCCGCTCCGATGGAGGCGGCCACGTCGGCGACGGTGGCGCCTTCCGCGAGTTCCTTGGTCGAGCCGTCGGGAAGTACGATGTTCATATCAGTTCCTTTCCTGTGCCGGGTGCGCACAAAGCACCTGCACGATCGGTTCGCAGCGGGCGCGTCCGGCGCCCGCCGATGCGACAAAACAACGAAGCCGCCCCGTTGTTCGCGAGGCGGCTTCGATGAAAAGCGAAGTGGTTACTGGGCGCCGTGCTCGGATTGAGCGGGGCGCGCCTGCCTCGTCTGCTGCTGGGATGCCGCCTGCTGCGGCTGCTGCGTTCGCGAAGCGCGCTGCTGCTGCGGGGCGCGGCGCGTGCGGGGGCCGCCGGCCACGGGCGTGGCGCAGTACGGGCACACGGTCCAGGTGGGGTCGAGGGCGTGGTTGCAGGTGCCGCAAAGGTTCTTGAGGCGCTGGTGGCAGTTCGGGCACAGCACGAAATCGGATTCCACGGGATAGCCGCAGTTCGCGCACTCGCCGTACTTCATGAGCTCGCGCTGCTTGAGCGCGATCTCCAGCTCCTGCTCGTCGCGATCGATCTGCAGCAGCGGCGGGCGCAGCAAGCAGTACGCGATGATGCCGAGCAGCGGAATGAGCGCCACGATGGCCCACACGTACCAGTAGGAGCCGCGCAAGTACGCGTCGCGAACCACCCAGATGATGGACAGCACGTACAGGATGACCAGCAGCACCACAACCACGGTGAACGCGGCTTGCAGTTCAGGAGTCCACAGCTGGGACAGCAGTTCGCTCATTTCAACCTCGTTTTCTTGTATATTCAGCGACTGGCGCACACGCATCGAAACACCTGATACCTGCACACGATCAGTCATTATAGCAAAGATGGCGAAGAACGAGCAGACGTGCAGGTAATTTCCGCAAGCAGTTGAGTTACAGGTTGATGAAGGGACGTCAGTCCCGATCCGGCACGTACTCCATGATATCCCCCGGCTGCACGTCGAACCGCTCGCAGATGCGAAGGATCGTGTCCGTCGTGACGGACTCGCCCTTGGAGAGCTTGGCGATGGTGACCGTGGACAAGCCGACCTCTTCTCGAAGGTCGGTTTTCTTATAGCCGCGACGCGCGATCATGTCGAACAGCTTGCGATATTGGATGGACGCCATGAATTCCTCCTACCTGATCAGGGTATCAGAATTCCCCAAAAGGATTGCGAAAAACTCCAAGTACCGCTTTACCTTACACGTACGATCCTCTACAATATTTGAATATTCAAATCTTATCGTAGATCGTTGAGGCTGGCATGTACAAACAAACACCCCAAATCGAAACGACGCTGGAGGCAATCGACGAACTGACCGATGTCCGTATGACCCTTCATGGGCTGTCGACCCTGACCCTCGCGCTATCGAACAGCGGCATGCACGCACCCGAAGCCATCAAACTGATATCGTGCCTGCTGGAGCATTGCGCTTCGACCGCTTGCAACTCGCTCGCAATACTGAGCCCAGAAAACAAGTGAGGCCCATCGACCCTCGACGAGCAACTGCAACTCGCAGATTCGAAACAAATCGTCCCTCGCAAAATGCAAAACATGGGGCAGACGCCTCTATCTATTTGGCGCGTTCTCACCGAATAAGGCCCCGATGCGACCACACGGCCCAAAGACGGTACAAAAACACCGACACTTCCGAGGCGCTTGCTGCAAGGCACAGCGCTCTCGCATCGAACGAACCTGTTCCAAAGAGAACCCCGACGAGCGAAACCTGGACGATCGCGCCTATCACATTCGATCGGTTGGCATACCGAGACAGCCCCATAGGCACCAACATGGGAAAGCAAAGAACATACGTAGGAAGAATAACCACGATTGCCGGCATAAGGCAACGCAATAGCTCCGCAGATCCCTCATAACCCTTTCCGAATGCGAACAGGCAAATCGGCTCGGCGAACACCCACCCCATAACGGCGGCAACCAGAACGAGAGGCATCGCCACGACAAGAATCTTGATGCAAAGACTGTAATTTCTCGTCCGCACCATATACGGATACAAGCTATCGGCTACGGGCGAAGACACCGCCTTCGAGTACGATAGGAACTTCTCAGCTGCACCGTAATAACCGACGATCGCTTGCCCTGGATACGCGAAACCGAGAAGAACCGAGTTCATGGATTGGTAAAACACCGAAGCGAAACGCGAGACGAAGAAACCGAAGCTCATCCTAAGAAGACCCAGCGATTCCGCACGTTTGCATACCAGAGACCTCACACGATATCGCTTGCGGATGTCGTAATAAGAGAATGATACCGCAGCCGCATTACCAACAAGCAGCAGAGCCGGAACCACCCACATATCGGCTGGACTACGCAGCAAAAAGAAGATAGGCAACGCCGAAACCACTTTCACCGCCATCGTGCGAACCGTGATAATGCGCATATCCTCGTGACCTCGATAGAAGAAATCCGGAAGAAACGCGCTGACGGCATACGCCAGATAATATAGGAGGAACAATGCACGATGATCGGAAAATGGCTGAACGAAAATAACCAGCGCACTCACGACGAAGCCGACTGCGAGTGCCAAATAGGCCTTCGCACATGCAACGTTGCCCAACAGGCGAGCCAAACCACGCGTGTCGCCAACAAGCTTGACCGTTCTCTCAGTCGCCGACAAGATGAATCCGAAGTCCAGGAGGACGGTAACGACCGAAGACATAGCAACCGCCAGCGCGATCACGCCGTACGCCTCGGATCCAAGCACCCGAGTTTCGAAAGGGATGAGAGCGAGGTTGACTATCTGAGACGACAGAGAGAGAAGGTAGAGAAAGCCCGTATTTTTCGCGAGCCTTATTACGCCGTTCTTGCCGTTATCTTCCTCTTCCATGGTCACCCAGCCCTCGCACCGCTCGTTTCAATGCAACGCGAACGCCAACCGGGATCAGAATCTTGACAAGGCGCTTCGCTCTCCATCCTATCGTAACGGACTTGCAGTATTTGCGGGCAAAACCTCGATAGTCGAGGACGCGCAAATCGCCATAAACATCTTCCCGCGATCCAGGACGCGGCGACGGCCTGCTCAGCTGCCCGTTCAGCTGAGCTTCCAGCGAAAAATCCAAGGGGACGAAATCAATGTCAATGCGCGAAAGTACAGACTCGAGCGCAACCTGTCCCGCATCGGTATTCGCAATAACCGAGGATACTGGTTCGCATGGATGAAAATCCGGATACCTGTCTCGCGACGCACAATCTCCTATCGTAATATCGCCCATCCGCTCCTCTCGAGCATATGAGCACATATAGCACGACTCGCGCAAAGACGCGTTTCCCATGAACAGCGTAAAATAGGGATCTTTTTCATAAGGTATTCTTCTTCTGCCATAAGTCCCTTTGGTGTTTAACTCGAAATTGACCCGGCTTCGCCTGTCCGAACTGCGGAACAGCACGTCCTTGCGTGATGCCAAAAGCCCTCGCGAATTCTGATACTCCAAGTTTTTCGCCCAGAAACCGGGACTGGGCACGCCGTGGCAGATAAGATCGCATGTAAGCAAGCGGTCGCAATCCCCGCACAACATCCTGACCGCTGCAACCTGACAGGGCGTTCCCATGAAAAGAACCTCGCGACCGGCCTCAAGCGACACCCCGCACAGCCTATACCCCTCACGGGCATCGCTTTGCACGTATTTCGACCCCTGCATCGCACGAAGCTCGTCAAGGGTTTCGAATGCAGCATGACGCGCGGTCCCCTGCGCGTCAAAAGCGCAAGCGACCACCACCCCGCCGCGCGCGATAACCGACAACGCGATCGCGAACGCAGCCCCTCCCGACGAGCTATCCCCTGAACCCTCCCCGAAGTACCGGAAAAGCACGGCCTCTTTTCGCGATCCGGTTTTAGGCTCACCGCAAGCAGGGCACACGTTCAGGCATTTCGAACATCCTATGCAACACGCCTCTTCGACCGACGGACGCAAGAAACCTTCGCCATCGGAAACCAGGACGATGCACTGGACCGGACACGCAACCTCGCATACACCGCAACCCGTGCACTCATCGCATCTTACAGAGCCGACGTTACGCACAGCCGCTGGCCTTTCCAAGAGCAGCTGCCAACCAGCGCATATCCTTCGCCCTGCGCTCGTCAAGAGTAATGCGAGCGCCGCCGAAATCGATATCGACCGACCCAGCGGCTCCTTTATCGGTTTCATCGATCATGCACGCCTCCAGCCCCATACCCGCAAGCAATTCCTTCAGACGAACGTTGTTGCTAATGTTCGGCAATGCGGCAAACGGAGTTTCAAGATTCGAGCAAAACGCTATCCCGTGAAACGAGTCCGTAAGGACGAATGATGCGTTATCGATGAGCCACAGAAGCTCGAACGGTGTTGCCGGAATCACGTGATCGACGCTCGGCGCTTTTTTCGAATTCAGGCGAACCATCACGACGGGAACACCCAAACGCGCCCGTAACTCTGACAGAATGCATGCGTATCGAGAAGGGGCAGAGCTAACCATGAAAACCAAGATGAATCCGTTGCGCACATCCACCCGAGGCTCGATCGCTCTTTCTCGCCACCGTTCGGCACTGATCTGCAACGTGGGATCAAGTGCGATATGGACACCACACGAACATAGGCCCTCGATCTGCTTGCGCGTAAAGTCCTCTCGCACGCTCACCGCATCGAAGCGCTGCAGGTGTTTTCCACATGCCGCAATCTCATCCGACGACAACGTGTACGATCCCATGCTTGACGCAAACGACACCCTTTTCTCTGCATTGCCGAAATCAAGGAAGAAGGCAGGATCCACTTCACCGGTTATCTTAGGGCTCCACACCTGATCGGAGGCAACCAGCAAGACATCTGCGGAGACGTCGTCCATTTCAGCTGCGCTACTGTACGATCGAGGCGTCACCGGAAGCATCTTATGGAAGTCTTCGAACGCGCGCCTCTGATATTCTTCCTGACGATAGATCGTCTTCTTTGCGAAGGCTGCGAGACGCTCCTTAAGAGTGCCGTAGCGAAAAACGGCGTTCGATTTCATTCGCGCTTCGTAGGGGTTTTCATAATCCACGAAAAACGCCGCATAGCCGAGCTTCTCAAGAAGCACCTGGGTAGCGTAAGCTTGAAGACAGCCCCCGTAGCTCAACGATTTATGAAAAGTGACTATTCCGACCGTAGGAGTTGTGCCGACAATTCCGCTTTTCATTATTCAACCTCCGTATCCGCACGTACGAGGGCCTCGTACCGCGCGAAATACTGACGTACGACCTCGTCTGCATCGTAGCGCCTAAATAGCTCGGCGCTAGGCGATGGATACGACTCAAGAGCACCCTTGATGGCCTCGATATAGTCTCCGATGGAATCCGGCTGAACTAGATAGGCGGCAAACTCCCCCGTCAGTATCTCCCGAGGCCCGAAATCACAATCTGCGCTCACGACGCGCGTGCCCGCCATAAGCCCCTCGATCAAAACGGTCGGAAGAGCTTCACGATCCGATGTCATGATCATCGCGCTCGACCGGTTCATCCACGCATAGGGATTCTCCGTATAACCCGGGAAATAGACAGAAGCGCCGACTCCCAAGGATTCAGCAAGGTTCATCAGGTCGCCCTTCAAGGGACCTTCGCCCAAAAAGACGAGGTCGAACCTTTCATCGAAACCTCCTTCCGCAAACGCCCTCACCATCCGATCGAACCGCTTGCTGGAAGCGAGCCTCCCAACGCAGAGCAAGAACTCCTTCTCAAAAGGGATGTCCTCGTGCATCTTCTCGCGTATATGCTCGCACGGAACGGCGTTGTAGATAGTGGTCACGTTCGAAGGATCGGCTCCAAACAGCTCCACAACCTGCCGTCTCACTCCATCTGATACGCTAACCGATTGCCCATGCCGATATATTCGACGCAGATAGCGCAAAAGCGGCATAGGATACAGCTGATGAATCGCGAAAGGAAGCGAGTGGTGGACGTACAAGCACCTCTCTGCCACCCGGGAAAACGAGGTAAGAACATGGGAGGCGGTCAGATGCGCTGTGACGAGATCGTACCGACCTTCTTGCTCGCGTCGCGATACGAAAGCATCGAGCTTCTTCCGAGCGGCAAACAACTGCGAGAGCTTGGCCGCTTTCCCGACATCCCGTCCAAGGCCAAGTGACTCAATATGCACGCCAGCGAGCTCCGGCATAGAAGCATCCTCGTACAATGTCACAATATCGACGTCGGCGTCTTGCGCCATGACATTTGCGAGGTATACGCAAGTCCGCTCGGCCCCTCCTCCTGCTAGAGAGTTGACCACGAACAACGCTTTCTTCCGACTAACGCCTTTCGACACGTTCGCTCCTTGCTCGTTTGCGGTCACGAAGCTTTTGCAACGACTCCACGGCGCACAACGGAACCGAATCGACGACAAACGCGAAAATGCGGTCTTTTAGAGTCACTTGCCGGACGGCCCACGCTTCGTAGCCCGTACGTGAAATATCCGCATACACTTCGTCGCGCGCTGCAGGACGATTCGTGGGACGTTCCAAATTGGGATTGCCCTTCAGGATATCGTCAACTTCGATTTTATGCATAACGCCATATGCCTCCAAGCGCTCAGCAGCCGCCCGCCCCCTGTCCGTGTGCGCGATGAAGGCAGAGACGCCGAGGCGTTGGTCGATAGATCGCGAGGCTCGATCCACGCCCCAGAAATCGCATAGCGTCAAGTCAGAGCATCTCGCCACAGTCGAGTACGGGCATCGGTAGCAGCACTCTCGCATGGTGAGCGCTTTCAGATACGCGTTGTAGTAAGCGTCGGCCTTCCAATTCCCCTCCACATCGTCCCTACGGGCGAAACGATACCGGAAATGCTTGCTCATCAGCCAATGCGTTGTTTTCTTATCCCTAAACGAGTACTCGATGAGATCGTCTTCGAACCGCTTCTCCAAATAGCGCACGTGCCTTTCGAACATCGCAGGAGAAGGCACGCCATGGCACACGAGGTCGATCAAGAGAACCTTGTCGCGCAAAGCGCTCAAGCTCGAGCGAATTCCCGCGATCTGGCATGCCGTGCCGCACACCACAATCGGCAGACCGAGAACGGCATCGCGTTCAATCTGATCGAAAGAATCGCCGATCGACCCTTGCACATATTTGGAGCCACGGAGTTTGTCAAGGTCCGCTGCTTTGTCCGCACGTCTCATCACCAGGTCGCAACCGTTGAAGGCGAAACCGTACGCCACCCCGCCTCGAGCGAGCACATCCAGTCCAAGCGCATGAAAAGCGCCGCCCGACGAGCTTCGCAGCGCAAAGTCGCCCTGCTCTTGAAAAGCCCAGGCGCAAGCTGAATCCTCGTACCGAACATCCATGTTGTTGGGACACGCTCGAACGCACGCCTCGCACGAAATACACAAGAAATTGTCAATAGATGGGTACGCGAAGCCCTCTTTGTCAGGAACCATTTCGATACAAGATCGGGGGCAAGCCCGCATGCATGCCTCGCAGCCCGTGCAGCGAGAGTCGAAACTATCGCAAATTGATTCGATCACGACAGCATTCCCTCGCATATGCCGAGCTGCAAATCAAGGTACGCCGAGCCCTCCGAACGCAGAACCTTCACGTTCTCCTCAACCGCTTCATAGCTGAACGGACGGTCAAGGATATCCCCAACACCAAGTCCATCCGTCACAAGACGGCTTTCGAGTCCCAATTGCCTCACAAGGCTACCCAGCTTTACCGTATTCGTAGGACGTGTGAAAAGAGCAAGTGGGGCATGGGTGATGACCGAGCTGATGGTTCCATGGAACGTGTCCGTGATCACCGCCGATGCCGACGAAAACCAGGCAAGCATATCCATCGGATTGCAAACCACGTTTTTGTCGCACCAAGCATGGTACCCCTCGATGGACACCAGCTCTAAACCACGAGCGCGCGCATACGATTTGACCGACTCGACAACCTGCGGTTCGTTCATGTTCGTCGTGTAAGCGTACACAAGAGCATACGGCTTCCTTGGCTTGCCGCGTGAGAATTCCGCACGCTCTCGTTCGAAGTCGTACAGCAGTGCAGGATCGCAGACGATGCAGGGGCGAATGCCGCAAAGCTGCTCGACGACATCAGCGCTGCCCTCGTCTCGCACCGAAAGCCCTTGCAGGGAGGCAAGCCCTGCCGCAATAAGCGATCTAACGCGAAACCTCTCGATCCTCCCCATGTCGGTTTGCCCGAACGAAGGCGCATAGGAAAAAACGCTTCGGGCATCGACCCCGTGTCCGTACATCATGCTATTGACGCCGTATTGCAAGCTGAACACCTCGTCAGCGCCAATGACGGCGGCATCCATGTCCGCCTGCGCGTAAGGCGCGTAAGAAAAAGTGCGTCGCCCGAAAGATATGAGCTCTCTATGCTTTCTCAGCTGGAAATAGCTGTTCGCCGGTCCGGCATCGACAAGATATTTACGAAGATAGTACGAGACATTGGATAAACCAACCTGAAACTTCTTCGCCTCATCTCCTTCGGCGAAATCGAAATTTTTACAATAGGTCAGCACGAACGGCTCATGCCCTCGCTCTTGCAAGACGCGGCTCATCGCGTAAAGCTGCAAATAAGCTCCGTGGCTCGATACATCGTAATGGGTCAGTATGCCGATTTTCATAGGATCTCTTTTCTCATGCGCCGCAAAGGAAGTCGGATCGACGACTTAAGCTAAACGGATCTTCGGATAATGCGCCCTCAATGCTTTCCGATGCGATCTTCGCTTTTCGTCGAGCGAGGTTCCGCGTTTCGGCAATTCGACCGCCATGCTTTGCGAGCTGGCGGGCAGAAGAGCGAGAACGACGATCGATATCTGAAGATAGGTGCAATCGAAGTTGATCGAGAAGACAGCGAAAGCTGCGATCAGAAAACTAATCACCGGGCTTTCGGTCTCCCGCATGGCAAAGACGAATATCGCGACCAGCACGATAAAAGCTAGAGCGCCGAACTCGGAAAGCGTCTCCCAATACGAACTGTGGGGATGAACGTACCACCCGTTCTGCATCATCGAGTTGTACGTTCTGAACGACGTAAGGCCGTTACCGATTAGCGGCGATTCCAAAAACAGATGGTAAGCGTTCGTCCACAGCGTATAACGCGTGCTCATCGTCTGGAGCGAACCAACTTTCAGGATCGGCAGCAGAAGGGAAACAGCTGCAACGGCAATCGGCAAAGAACAGAGAGCCGCCTTGCGCAATCGCGGCTGAGAATATGCAAGCGCAACGAATATCCCCGCCAGAGCGGATCCGAATGCGACCGTCCTCGACCAAGACAGGGAAATCCCGATGACGGAGACGACGAGAGCCATTTTCGACAGCAGCGGCTTCTTTCTTCTGATACAGACGGCCATCGCCCCGCAAAGCACGTTGAAGAAGCAGGCGTAGTTCGGATCCTCCGCAAAACCCGACACTCTGAAATGCTGCCCGAAAAGATTAAGGTGCTCGCCAGCACCGCGATCGACCGCCATCGTTCTCACATCCTCCGACTGGAGGAAAAGGCCGAGATCGAAACCGAGATAGACCGCAATCTGACTCGCTCCGAGAATGCAGCCCGAAACGCAGATTGCGCTTGCGATCGAGTCGAAAGAGACAATTTTCCTGTTGGAGACGATGAGCACGAGCATGAGGAGGTTCATTCCGTGCAAGACCGCAACGTTGCCCGCTATTCCAGCATCTATGGGAAGCTCCGTCGTAGTCAGGCTCAGCGAGCTTATCAGGATCAAAGCATAGTAGACGAAAAACAGTTTGTCGACAGTCCCCGCCCGAGTATTACGCCACCCAGCCGCATCGCAGAGGGTGAAGAAAAGGGCTGGAATCATGATTGCGATAAGAAAATAACGCATATCCAGGCCGAACAAAGACGCTTCTCTATTGATTGACGAGAATGCAAACAGGTACAAAGATGCCAAAAACAGTATGTGGCTCAAAGGCTTCTTGCTAATCACAAGTCAGAACACTTTCAATGGAAGACAGGGCGTTACCGAAATCAAAGAATTCTCGAACATGCGCAGAACTATCGCAGGAGCGCTTCCGAAAAGCGCTCATCTCGACGCACAGAGCATCAGCTATCTCCTCGTCGCTCTCTCCGATAATCCTGCCGTCCCCGATCGCAAACAATTCTTCCGTACCCGAGCAAGGGGTGGATACCACCGGAACACCCAAGATAAGCGCCTCGCTCACCGTCGTGCTCATGCCTTCGGCCCGCGACGTGCATACAAATGCATGAGAACGAGCGATAAAAGGATAAGGATTCTCTCGATATCCGATAAAATGGATCAGATCCGTCACGTCCAAGCTGGACGCAAGGGACTGCAAGCTCCCGCTGTCGGGACCTTCTCCCATGACCACAACGGCAAAATCGTCTTTTCCCCGCTGCCGGCAGAGGGCGACAGCGCGCACAAGACGGTCAAAAGCCTTCTGCTCGCAAAGGCGCCCAACCGAACAGAACACGAACGACTTGTCAAAAAGGCATTCGCATTCCGCAGGAATCGCCTCATGCGCCTTTTCCAGCACATCGCGCATGTCGATAGGATT is a genomic window containing:
- a CDS encoding O-antigen ligase family protein, whose product is MISKKPLSHILFLASLYLFAFSSINREASLFGLDMRYFLIAIMIPALFFTLCDAAGWRNTRAGTVDKLFFVYYALILISSLSLTTTELPIDAGIAGNVAVLHGMNLLMLVLIVSNRKIVSFDSIASAICVSGCILGASQIAVYLGFDLGLFLQSEDVRTMAVDRGAGEHLNLFGQHFRVSGFAEDPNYACFFNVLCGAMAVCIRRKKPLLSKMALVVSVIGISLSWSRTVAFGSALAGIFVALAYSQPRLRKAALCSLPIAVAAVSLLLPILKVGSLQTMSTRYTLWTNAYHLFLESPLIGNGLTSFRTYNSMMQNGWYVHPHSSYWETLSEFGALAFIVLVAIFVFAMRETESPVISFLIAAFAVFSINFDCTYLQISIVVLALLPASSQSMAVELPKRGTSLDEKRRSHRKALRAHYPKIRLA
- a CDS encoding glycosyltransferase; amino-acid sequence: MKKILFVVHSLGGGGAERILVNIANNLPRDSFDVSVMTIVDSGLHRRSLAEHVRYLSLFSLPGGKGARERNGSVSGSLLAGKSSFKTIVKKLYMLFWRHAPASALHRFAVREKYDIEVAFLEGICTKFVAASSDRHAKRIAWVHVDIEKEGKSHTAFKSLREERSSYERFEKIVCVSNGVEGSMRRMFPALADKLLVARNPIDMRDVLEKAHEAIPAECECLFDKSFVFCSVGRLCEQKAFDRLVRAVALCRQRGKDDFAVVVMGEGPDSGSLQSLASSLDVTDLIHFIGYRENPYPFIARSHAFVCTSRAEGMSTTVSEALILGVPVVSTPCSGTEELFAIGDGRIIGESDEEIADALCVEMSAFRKRSCDSSAHVREFFDFGNALSSIESVLTCD